A genomic region of Cannabis sativa cultivar Pink pepper isolate KNU-18-1 chromosome 1, ASM2916894v1, whole genome shotgun sequence contains the following coding sequences:
- the LOC115710373 gene encoding uncharacterized protein LOC115710373, which yields MASGSRSDVALEDQYDQLNLEEDEEGILITGDDEEEEILFDDRWCLVGKFLTGRTMDFDAMRHMMASLWQPGKGVFVKELDTNRYIFQFYHELDIQAVIDGSPWTFNRVPLVFHRLQQGEEPRSVRLHKLDMWVQIHDLRSGFMMDKVVRSAGAYVGTYVKSDPKNFSGIWRDYLRVRATIGIEKPLKRRMKLSKESSEWLWANFKYEHLPTFCFVCGIIGHAERLCPKRFEQPIAETAKPYGIGLRAVMKKKNYLIGAQWLRTGREEETAMEGGAIGQTSSGGQGVNASKIMEVDGDVSGVNGSVSIPVNESQSINAKISMESVQAGGDQINKESPYMHATDCLLDTKKRRMEDIMGKRIGVDDMADVEKIDDGLAGPKNVKQVGLGFQAHQTL from the coding sequence ATGGCGTCAGGGAGTCGATCGGATGTGGCTTTGGAAGATCAATATGATCAGTTGAATTTAGAAGAAGATGAGGAGGGGATTCTGATAACAGGGGATGATGAGGAAGAGGAGATACTCTTTGATGATAGATGGTGCTTGGTGGGTAAGTTTTTAACGGGACGAACGATGGACTTTGATGCTATGAGACATATGATGGCATCACTTTGGCAACCCGGCAAAGGTGTGTTTGTTAAAGAATTGGATACTAATCGATATATATTCCAATTCTACCATGAACTGGATATCCAAGCGGTGATAGACGGGAGTCCTTGGACTTTTAATAGAGTCCCTCTTGTATTTCATCGATTACAGCAAGGTGAAGAACCACGAAGTGTGCGCCTTCATAAGCTTGATATGTGGGTGCAGATAcatgatttacggtctggttttATGATGGATAAGGTGGTCCGTAGTGCAGGGGCGTATGTTGGTACATATGTTAAATCGGATCCGAAAAACTTTAGCGGTATTTGGAGAGACTATCTCCGAGTTCGGGCTACGATCGGCATTGAGAAACCGTTAAAAAGGCGTATGAAGCTGAGTAAGGAATCGAGTGAATGGCTATGGGCTAATTTCAAGTATGAACACCTTCCaaccttttgttttgtttgtggaATCATTGGGCATGCCGAGCGTCTGTGTCCGAAACGATTTGAGCAACCAATTGCTGAAACTGCAAAGCCTTATGGGATCGGTCTAAGAGCagtgatgaagaagaaaaattatttaattggaGCTCAATGGCTTCGTACTGGAAGGGAGGAGGAGACGGCAATGGAGGGTGGTGCAATCGGTCAGACCAGCTCCGGTGGACAGGGAGTTAATGCGTCGAAGATCATGGAGGTTGATGGAGATGTTTCTGGCGTGAATGGCTCTGTTAGTATCCCTGTAAATGAGAGTCAATCCATTAATGCTAAGATTTCAATGGAAAGTGTGCAAGCTGGTggtgatcaaataaataaggaaAGTCCTTATATGCATGCTACTGATTGTTTATTGGATACGAAAAAAAGGAGGATGGAAGATATTATGGGAAAGAGGATAGGCGTGGATGATATGGCTGACGTGGAGAAGATTGATGATGGTTTGGCTGGGCCAAAAAATGTGAAACAGGTGGGCCTTGGTTTCCAAGCCCACCAGACATTATGA